The Anolis carolinensis isolate JA03-04 chromosome 2, rAnoCar3.1.pri, whole genome shotgun sequence genome has a window encoding:
- the LOC134297123 gene encoding uncharacterized protein LOC134297123, with the protein MATFRGKWDKDTKEAKSTPRRNSLPEDVNWKDLLREIQSISNKQDLLQKEIHEIARKQDTQHKILQEDMADLKKEIKQEVNMIKTEVVKNIQEISGLKLQNDKMEKIQLKMQRKLETLEAKNSRIEKIQDKLEQNTTDFQLRLRNIQEEPKENIKQISAQIIAKILNCTEQDASEQIDTAHRIYTNYAKKNKVARDTIVHFVKKSTREEVFRGSKRQPTIYKESKIMVYKEFPQSTLNSRRKYLFLTDELKRLQIKFRWERQEGLMLTYKEERVWIKSEEKADEFYRKLKKDILQQTKQQPPSLEKNPRQAKKRRQDSPKEIQIALFNEDTEDNPEEDVEEEEEGALE; encoded by the exons ATGGCAACATTCCGTGGAAAATGGGACAAAGATACAAAAGAAGCTAAGTCAACACCAAGGAGGAACTCCTTACCAGAGGATGTCAACTGGAAAGATCTCCTTCGGGAAATCCAATCCATATCAAACAAACAAGACTTGCTTCAAAAGGAAATACACGAAATAGCTCGGAAACAAGACACGCAACACAAGATATTACAAGAGGACATGGCTGAtctcaaaaaagaaattaaacaagaagTGAACATGATAAAAACGGAAGTTGTAAAAAACATCCAAGAAATCTCGGGACTAAAACTCCAGAACGACAAAATGGAGAAAATACAACTAAAAATGCAAAGGAAATTAGAGACACTAGAAGCTAAGAACAGCAGGATAGAGAAGATACAGGATAAATTAGAACAAAACACTACAGATTTCCAACTAAGACTCAGGAACATACAAGAAGagccaaaagaaaatattaaacaaatttCAGCTCAGATAATAGCCAAAATTTTAAATTGTACAGAACAGGACGCATCTGAACAAATAGATACAGCCCACAGGATATACacaaattatgcaaaaaaaaacaaagtagctAGAGATACGATTgtccattttgtaaaaaaaagcacAAGAGAAGAGGTCTTCCGAGGCTCCAAACGTCAACCAACGATATACAAAGAGAGTAAAATCATGGTGTACAAAGAATTCCCGCAATCCACATTAAACAGCAGAAGGAAatatctgttcctaacagatgaaCTGAAACGGCTTCAAATTAAATTTAGATGGGAAAGACAAGAAGGATTGATGCTAACATATAAAGAGGAGAGAGTCTGGATAAAAAGCGAGGAGAAAGCTGACGAATTCTACAGGAAATTAAAAAAGGATATACTACAACAAACCAAGCAGCAACCACCGAGCCTGGAAAAGAACCCAAGGCaggcaaagaaaagaagacaagactCTCCCAAAGAGATACAGATAGCCCTATTCAATGAAGATACTGAAGATAATCCAGAGGAAGatgtggaggaggaagaagaaggcgcA CTAGAATAG